From a single Fulvivirga ulvae genomic region:
- a CDS encoding ribonuclease HII, whose protein sequence is MLLSFFSDSKLEAGCDEAGRGCLAGPVVAAAVILPRDYKHPELNDSKQLPRKKRDAIRLEIEKEAICWAVSFVDNHEIDKVNILNASYLAMNRAVDQLKSIPELLLIDGNRYKAHNEIPFECIIKGDGKYYSIAAASILAKTYRDEYMCELAKQHPEYQWQSNMGYPTVAHREAIKLHGITDFHRRSFRQLPEQLELFEL, encoded by the coding sequence ATGCTCCTTTCATTTTTTTCAGATAGTAAATTAGAAGCAGGGTGTGATGAAGCGGGACGAGGCTGTCTGGCAGGGCCTGTTGTAGCCGCAGCAGTTATTTTGCCGAGGGATTATAAGCACCCTGAATTAAATGATTCCAAACAGTTGCCTCGAAAAAAGCGCGATGCCATAAGGCTGGAAATAGAAAAGGAAGCTATTTGCTGGGCTGTATCTTTTGTGGATAACCATGAGATCGACAAGGTAAATATTCTCAATGCCTCATACCTGGCCATGAACCGTGCGGTTGATCAGTTAAAAAGTATTCCGGAACTGCTGCTCATAGATGGCAACCGGTATAAAGCTCATAACGAGATTCCGTTTGAATGTATTATCAAAGGAGATGGCAAGTACTACTCAATAGCTGCCGCCTCAATATTGGCCAAAACTTACCGCGACGAGTATATGTGTGAGCTAGCCAAGCAACATCCTGAATATCAATGGCAGAGTAATATGGGGTACCCTACAGTGGCACACCGCGAAGCCATAAAACTTCATGGGATTACTGATTTCCACAGGAGGTCGTTCAGGCAGCTACCGGAGCAACTGGAATTGTTTGAACTTTAA
- a CDS encoding NUDIX domain-containing protein: MEEIKNPWQTLSTEEKYDNPWINVEEHQIINPGGGRGIYGKVHFKNKAIGIIPLDDEGNTWIVGQYRYTLDEYSWEIPEGGGPMHEDPIVAAQRELKEETGLAAANWEMIMKFHTSNSVTDEEGLIYLATDLTPGERELEESESDLVLKKLPFKEVLRMVMDQEITDSMSVAGILKVARMKGY, encoded by the coding sequence ATGGAAGAAATCAAAAATCCCTGGCAGACGCTGTCCACAGAAGAGAAGTATGATAATCCCTGGATCAATGTAGAAGAGCATCAGATCATAAATCCCGGTGGTGGCCGGGGCATCTATGGCAAGGTACATTTCAAGAATAAGGCCATCGGTATAATACCTCTTGATGACGAAGGCAATACCTGGATCGTGGGTCAGTACAGATATACTTTGGATGAATACTCATGGGAAATACCCGAAGGTGGGGGGCCTATGCATGAAGACCCCATAGTGGCTGCACAAAGGGAGCTGAAAGAGGAAACGGGCTTAGCAGCCGCCAACTGGGAAATGATCATGAAATTTCATACTTCAAATTCGGTAACAGATGAGGAAGGCCTGATTTACCTGGCCACTGATCTTACTCCGGGAGAACGGGAGCTGGAAGAATCCGAATCTGATCTTGTCTTGAAAAAACTTCCGTTTAAAGAGGTATTACGCATGGTGATGGACCAGGAAATAACCGATAGCATGAGTGTTGCAGGTATATTGAAGGTTGCCAGAATGAAAGGTTACTGA
- a CDS encoding MATE family efflux transporter, protein MTKQNYIEHLKKNFFLAYPVMLSQLGHMMVNVADSVMVGQLGALPLAGASLANVIFHLLLMFGIGVSYAVTPLVAAADGANDKKKSGELLKHALLINTITGIILFIIISLGSRGLYYLNQPQDVVDMALPYLNIVTLSMIPLMLFQTFRQFAEGLSYTKQAMIIVIGSNLINVVLNYIFIYGKLGMEPMGLNGAGWASFIARIILAIWIAVYIYMGHNFKPYRPGFAIGRYSKMMLRKLLSLGLPAGFQFIFEVGAFGFAVIMIGWIGTEALAAHQIAINLAAISYMMASGLSAAATVRVGNQLGQKDIPSLRAAAFTIYGMVVVFMAACATVFITGRYFLPSLYIDDADVIQTASTLLIIAGFFQISDGVQVVSLGALRGLADVKIPTALTFIAYWVLALPLGYYLGFKMEMGAEGVWYGLLIGLSIVAVVMFWRFNFLTKRLAATGQIIKS, encoded by the coding sequence ATGACGAAACAAAACTACATAGAACATCTCAAAAAGAATTTCTTCCTGGCATATCCGGTTATGCTCAGCCAGCTGGGCCATATGATGGTCAATGTAGCGGATAGTGTAATGGTAGGGCAGTTGGGTGCCTTACCCTTGGCAGGAGCTTCACTGGCCAATGTTATTTTTCATCTTTTACTGATGTTTGGTATAGGTGTGTCTTATGCTGTAACCCCTCTGGTAGCTGCTGCAGATGGTGCCAACGACAAGAAAAAATCAGGTGAGTTATTAAAACATGCCCTGCTGATCAATACCATTACCGGTATCATACTGTTTATAATAATTTCGCTTGGGAGTCGCGGACTTTACTACCTAAATCAGCCTCAGGATGTTGTGGACATGGCTTTACCTTACCTCAACATCGTCACTTTGTCTATGATCCCGCTTATGCTTTTTCAGACTTTCAGGCAGTTTGCAGAGGGTCTCTCTTATACCAAGCAGGCTATGATCATTGTTATCGGATCAAACCTGATCAATGTTGTGCTCAACTATATTTTCATATATGGAAAACTCGGCATGGAACCCATGGGCTTAAATGGTGCCGGGTGGGCATCATTCATTGCCCGGATCATCCTCGCCATCTGGATCGCTGTTTACATCTATATGGGGCACAACTTCAAGCCTTATCGTCCGGGGTTTGCCATTGGCAGGTACAGCAAAATGATGTTAAGAAAGTTGCTAAGCCTGGGGCTGCCCGCGGGGTTCCAGTTTATATTTGAAGTAGGTGCATTCGGGTTTGCTGTGATCATGATCGGCTGGATCGGTACGGAAGCCCTTGCTGCCCACCAAATTGCTATTAACCTGGCTGCGATCAGCTATATGATGGCTTCCGGGCTCTCTGCTGCTGCTACGGTTCGGGTAGGCAACCAGTTGGGGCAAAAAGATATTCCGTCGCTGCGTGCAGCAGCATTTACCATCTACGGTATGGTGGTGGTATTTATGGCTGCTTGTGCTACTGTATTTATAACCGGAAGATACTTTCTTCCTTCGTTGTACATTGACGATGCTGATGTAATACAAACAGCTTCCACCCTGCTGATCATTGCAGGTTTCTTCCAGATCTCAGATGGTGTGCAGGTAGTAAGTCTGGGTGCATTGCGCGGGCTTGCTGATGTAAAAATACCTACTGCTCTTACCTTCATTGCTTATTGGGTGCTGGCGCTTCCTTTGGGATATTACCTTGGCTTCAAAATGGAAATGGGTGCTGAGGGTGTATGGTATGGCCTTTTAATCGGCTTATCGATAGTAGCCGTTGTTATGTTCTGGAGATTCAATTTTCTCACAAAGCGCCTGGCTGCAACCGGACAGATAATCAAATCATAA
- a CDS encoding sigma-70 family RNA polymerase sigma factor — translation MNQSQAIALYQPLLQQIALKMVGSLADAEDIVQDTFLKWLSANTEKIENTKAYLIKAVTNNCINHLEALKRKKDECLQNLNPSELIDWYKEKEFFRFDMENEVSAALNIIQKKLEPLEKGIFVLRELFDFDYDELQHIFDKKKENCRQLFSRAKGKLSEEAGKIKTDTSNHSIIDNFKKACNFGSPSDFIKEVKREINLKLGNSPA, via the coding sequence ATGAACCAAAGCCAGGCCATAGCACTATATCAACCGCTGTTACAACAGATTGCCTTAAAAATGGTAGGATCGCTCGCCGATGCGGAAGATATTGTGCAGGATACTTTCCTGAAATGGCTAAGTGCCAATACCGAAAAGATCGAAAATACAAAAGCTTATCTTATCAAAGCAGTCACTAATAATTGTATTAACCACCTGGAGGCTTTGAAACGAAAAAAAGATGAGTGTCTGCAAAATCTTAACCCTTCCGAATTGATCGACTGGTATAAGGAAAAGGAGTTTTTCAGGTTCGACATGGAAAATGAGGTTTCGGCAGCGCTTAATATTATTCAAAAAAAACTGGAGCCGCTGGAAAAGGGTATTTTCGTCTTAAGAGAGTTATTTGATTTTGACTATGACGAACTTCAGCACATCTTTGACAAGAAAAAGGAAAATTGCAGACAGCTTTTTAGCCGGGCAAAAGGTAAGTTGTCGGAAGAAGCTGGAAAAATCAAAACAGACACATCTAACCACTCCATTATAGATAACTTTAAGAAAGCCTGCAATTTCGGCTCGCCATCTGATTTTATCAAAGAGGTAAAAAGAGAAATAAACTTAAAGTTAGGTAATTCACCGGCCTAA
- a CDS encoding acyl-CoA desaturase: MEVILIFFIAHWYLSLFFQTFFLHRYAAHKSFTMSKSWEKVFFVLTWLFQGSNYLSAYGYGIMHRMHHAFADTPNDPHSPKYDESLFKMMWKTKTIYSGITNKTIKVDDRFTRDIPEWTAFDKFARSWVSRLMWGAVYVFIYWQFATVWWLWLLLPVQFLMSPVHGAIINWFAHKYGYTNFKVGDTSKNFLPVDFLMMGESYHNNHHKHGDRANFGVRWHEIDPTYQVIRLFDKLGIIKLVRNKEVRLAEVKKAA, encoded by the coding sequence ATGGAAGTCATACTTATCTTCTTTATAGCACACTGGTATCTGTCACTTTTCTTTCAGACCTTCTTTTTGCACAGGTATGCGGCACATAAATCATTCACCATGAGTAAATCATGGGAAAAAGTATTTTTTGTTCTTACCTGGCTATTTCAGGGCTCTAATTACCTGAGTGCCTATGGTTATGGTATTATGCATCGCATGCACCATGCCTTCGCAGATACCCCTAATGATCCGCATTCGCCAAAATACGACGAAAGCTTGTTTAAAATGATGTGGAAGACCAAAACCATCTATTCGGGCATCACCAATAAAACTATTAAAGTTGATGACCGCTTCACACGTGACATACCGGAATGGACAGCTTTTGATAAATTCGCCCGCTCATGGGTATCGCGCCTTATGTGGGGAGCAGTGTATGTGTTTATTTATTGGCAGTTTGCCACCGTATGGTGGCTGTGGCTACTACTTCCTGTTCAGTTTCTGATGTCTCCTGTTCATGGTGCTATCATCAATTGGTTCGCCCATAAGTATGGGTACACCAACTTTAAGGTAGGTGATACCTCAAAAAATTTCCTGCCTGTGGATTTTCTTATGATGGGTGAAAGCTACCATAACAACCACCATAAGCATGGTGACAGGGCCAACTTTGGCGTAAGATGGCATGAAATTGACCCTACCTATCAGGTGATCAGGTTATTTGACAAGCTGGGAATTATTAAGTTGGTCAGAAACAAGGAGGTACGTCTGGCTGAAGTAAAAAAGGCCGCATAG
- a CDS encoding NUMOD4 domain-containing protein — protein MYPYQIKSLGDLPGEEWRPLKEFEDYYAVSSLGRIKSLDRYVRHKSGKPLLVPSKVLSQTIYKYFNKFTKDHTYALRAAISKENKRYDVQVRRIVYQAFVGELDPKQCVINIDHDGFNNCVENLMMVPMSVKQKRVTDCNRTLSYLSYADRSTFKKIGGNRRKVGRFNRKGNLVKAYESLAEAARSSGFQYDHILDVAKGRKPHYKGVVWKYMD, from the coding sequence TTGTACCCTTATCAAATAAAATCTCTTGGGGATTTGCCGGGAGAGGAATGGAGACCCCTTAAAGAATTTGAGGACTATTATGCTGTTTCCAGCCTCGGCAGGATTAAATCCCTTGATCGCTATGTCAGGCATAAAAGCGGGAAGCCGTTGCTTGTGCCTTCAAAGGTGCTGAGCCAGACTATTTATAAATATTTTAATAAGTTCACTAAGGACCACACTTACGCCTTGCGTGCTGCTATTTCCAAAGAAAACAAGCGCTACGACGTGCAGGTGAGGAGGATAGTATACCAGGCTTTTGTTGGTGAGCTGGATCCTAAACAGTGTGTTATCAATATCGATCACGATGGCTTTAATAATTGTGTGGAGAACCTGATGATGGTCCCGATGTCTGTTAAGCAGAAACGTGTTACCGATTGTAACCGTACCCTCTCTTACCTTTCCTATGCGGATCGCAGTACATTTAAAAAAATAGGTGGAAACAGAAGAAAAGTTGGAAGATTTAACCGGAAAGGCAATCTGGTGAAGGCTTATGAAAGCCTTGCAGAGGCGGCCAGATCATCCGGTTTTCAATATGATCATATTCTGGATGTGGCAAAAGGAAGAAAGCCACACTATAAGGGAGTAGTGTGGAAGTACATGGATTGA
- a CDS encoding ABC transporter ATP-binding protein, whose amino-acid sequence MPFLSLSNVSGKYPGQSLAAVDNVTFDLQEGEILSIVGENGSGKTTLLKIIGGFEDAAEGEVRFMDKLVTGPSHNLVPGHPGIKMLAQNLRLMPKHTIIENIGYNLRGYVQEFQDERLNHLIDLFRLSGLEHKRPGELSGGQQQRAALASALAEEPALLLLDEPFSSLDIMLKDEIRYKVIRQARKDGDTLIFVTHDVKDALSLSDKIAVMREGKIVQMDKPQTVYEKPVDEYVAYLFGNVNILSPDDLFKVFPDLGNDPRFSGSQKTCFRPGRVSICKPENKMCMGVVMDCAYMGDNYELEVEVEGVTVKLNSNERYRSGDRLCLKIHPDSIHFLEV is encoded by the coding sequence ATGCCGTTTTTAAGTCTTTCCAATGTATCCGGAAAATATCCTGGTCAAAGCCTGGCCGCTGTAGATAATGTAACCTTCGACCTGCAGGAGGGAGAGATACTTTCAATAGTGGGTGAGAATGGCTCGGGGAAGACTACCTTGCTTAAAATTATCGGAGGTTTTGAAGATGCAGCTGAAGGCGAGGTTAGGTTTATGGATAAATTGGTTACAGGGCCTTCGCATAACCTCGTACCCGGCCATCCCGGAATTAAGATGTTGGCGCAGAACCTTCGGCTGATGCCTAAGCATACTATAATTGAGAACATAGGGTATAATCTGCGAGGATATGTTCAGGAGTTCCAGGATGAAAGGCTGAATCATCTCATTGACCTGTTCAGGTTGAGCGGTCTGGAGCACAAACGGCCCGGAGAGCTTTCGGGAGGGCAGCAGCAGAGGGCCGCACTAGCCAGCGCTTTGGCTGAGGAACCAGCACTACTATTGCTCGATGAGCCTTTTAGTAGCCTTGACATTATGCTCAAAGATGAAATCCGTTATAAAGTAATTCGCCAGGCCCGTAAAGATGGAGATACATTAATTTTTGTTACCCACGATGTAAAAGATGCACTGTCCCTATCCGATAAAATTGCGGTTATGAGAGAAGGGAAGATTGTACAGATGGATAAACCGCAGACCGTCTATGAGAAACCTGTCGACGAATATGTAGCATATTTATTTGGTAATGTTAATATTTTGTCTCCGGATGACCTATTTAAAGTTTTTCCGGACCTGGGGAATGATCCGCGCTTCTCAGGAAGTCAAAAAACCTGCTTTCGTCCCGGAAGAGTTAGCATTTGTAAGCCGGAGAACAAGATGTGTATGGGGGTAGTCATGGACTGTGCTTATATGGGAGACAACTATGAACTCGAAGTAGAGGTTGAAGGGGTGACGGTGAAGCTAAATTCAAATGAACGCTATAGATCAGGTGACCGGCTTTGCCTCAAAATCCATCCGGATAGTATTCATTTTCTGGAAGTATAA
- a CDS encoding TetR family transcriptional regulator yields MATALKLSSTTGSRATSMAQTIESSGMLKDTFYHYFKTRKSSMTRPDLTLKIFPSQKQRQL; encoded by the coding sequence ATAGCAACTGCTCTCAAGCTATCCTCAACTACAGGAAGCCGAGCCACCTCGATGGCTCAAACAATTGAGTCCAGCGGTATGTTGAAAGATACATTTTATCATTATTTCAAAACCAGAAAGAGCTCTATGACTCGACCTGACTTGACCTTGAAAATCTTTCCCTCACAAAAACAAAGGCAGTTATAA